A stretch of the Photobacterium toruni genome encodes the following:
- the nrdR gene encoding transcriptional regulator NrdR, with amino-acid sequence MHCPFCGANDTKVIDSRLVADGHQVRRRRQCLACNERYTTFETAELVMPRVVKTNGNRDPFNEEKLRGGIQRALEKRPVSTDDIERAINSIKSCLRATGEREVPSEMIGNLVMEALKELDKVAYIRFASVYRSFEDIREFGEEIAKLER; translated from the coding sequence ATGCATTGTCCTTTTTGCGGTGCAAATGACACCAAAGTAATCGATTCACGATTGGTTGCAGATGGCCACCAAGTGCGCCGACGACGCCAATGTTTAGCGTGTAATGAACGCTATACTACGTTTGAAACGGCAGAGCTTGTAATGCCTCGCGTAGTGAAAACTAATGGTAACCGTGATCCGTTTAATGAAGAAAAATTACGCGGTGGTATTCAGCGTGCGTTAGAAAAACGTCCAGTGAGTACTGATGATATTGAACGCGCAATTAACAGCATTAAATCTTGTCTGCGAGCAACAGGTGAACGTGAAGTACCATCAGAGATGATAGGTAATTTAGTAATGGAAGCATTAAAAGAATTAGATAAAGTGGCTTATATCCGCTTTGCTTCTGTTTATCGTAGTTTTGAAGATATTCGTGAGTTTGGTGAAGAAATCGCTAAACTGGAACGTTAA
- the glyA gene encoding serine hydroxymethyltransferase has product MLKRDMNIADYDAELFAAIQEETARQEEHIELIASENYTSPRVMEAQGSQLTNKYAEGYPGKRYYGGCEFVDKAEQLAIDRACQLFGAEYANVQPHSGSQANNAVYMALLNAGDTVLGMSLAHGGHLTHGSPVNFSGKLYNIIPYGIDENGQIDYQEMEALALEHKPKMIIGGFSAYSQVVDWARMREIADKIGAYLFVDMAHVAGLIAAGVYPNPVPHAHVVTTTTHKTLAGPRGGLILSNEGEDLYKKLNSAVFPGGQGGPLMHVIAAKAVAFKEAMEPEFKVYQANVVVNAKAMVAEFIKRGYNIVSGSTENHLFLVDLIDKGITGKEADAALGAANITVNKNSVPNDPRSPFVTSGIRVGTPSITRRGFDADDARQLAGWMCDVLDNINDTAVIEATKEKVLEICKRLPVYA; this is encoded by the coding sequence ATGCTAAAGCGTGATATGAATATTGCTGATTATGATGCGGAACTATTTGCAGCTATTCAGGAAGAAACTGCCCGTCAGGAAGAACACATCGAGTTGATTGCTTCTGAAAATTACACCAGCCCACGTGTAATGGAAGCACAAGGTTCTCAGCTAACAAATAAATATGCTGAAGGTTATCCTGGTAAGCGTTACTACGGCGGTTGTGAATTTGTCGACAAGGCTGAGCAACTTGCGATTGATCGTGCTTGTCAGTTATTTGGTGCAGAATACGCGAATGTTCAGCCACACTCAGGTTCTCAAGCAAATAATGCTGTTTACATGGCACTATTGAATGCTGGCGACACAGTATTAGGCATGAGCTTGGCACACGGCGGTCACTTAACTCATGGTTCACCGGTAAACTTCTCTGGTAAGTTATACAATATCATTCCTTATGGTATTGATGAAAATGGTCAAATTGATTACCAAGAAATGGAAGCACTGGCGTTAGAGCATAAGCCAAAAATGATCATTGGTGGTTTCTCCGCTTATTCTCAAGTTGTTGACTGGGCAAGAATGCGTGAAATCGCAGATAAAATTGGCGCTTACTTGTTTGTTGATATGGCGCACGTTGCGGGCTTAATTGCGGCGGGTGTTTATCCAAACCCTGTGCCTCATGCGCATGTCGTTACCACAACAACGCATAAAACATTAGCCGGTCCTCGTGGTGGTTTGATTCTGTCAAATGAAGGCGAAGATCTATACAAAAAGCTTAACTCTGCTGTTTTCCCTGGTGGTCAAGGTGGTCCGTTAATGCATGTTATCGCCGCTAAAGCGGTAGCATTTAAAGAAGCGATGGAGCCAGAGTTTAAAGTTTATCAAGCTAATGTGGTTGTTAATGCTAAAGCGATGGTGGCTGAATTTATTAAACGCGGTTATAACATTGTTTCTGGTAGCACTGAAAACCATTTATTCCTTGTCGATTTAATTGATAAAGGAATCACAGGTAAAGAAGCAGACGCAGCACTGGGCGCAGCCAATATTACGGTTAACAAAAACAGCGTGCCTAATGATCCACGTAGCCCATTTGTAACTTCAGGTATTCGTGTTGGTACGCCTTCAATAACTCGTCGTGGTTTTGATGCTGATGATGCACGTCAACTTGCCGGTTGGATGTGTGATGTACTAGATAACATCAATGACACTGCCGTTATTGAAGCGACAAAAGAGAAAGTGCTTGAAATTTGTAAGCGTCTTCCTGTTTACGCATAA
- the glnB gene encoding nitrogen regulatory protein P-II, with product MKKIEAIIKPFKLDDVREALAEVGITGMTVSEVKGFGRQKGHTELYRGAEYMVDFLPKVKIEIVVTDEVAEQCIETIVETAQTGKIGDGKIFMFDIERVVRIRTGEEDEDAI from the coding sequence ATGAAAAAAATTGAAGCCATTATTAAGCCGTTTAAACTTGATGATGTTCGTGAAGCATTAGCGGAAGTGGGTATCACCGGAATGACGGTGTCAGAAGTAAAAGGATTTGGTCGTCAAAAAGGCCATACGGAGCTTTACCGTGGTGCAGAATACATGGTCGATTTTTTACCTAAAGTGAAAATTGAAATTGTGGTGACTGATGAAGTTGCTGAGCAATGTATTGAAACAATTGTTGAAACCGCGCAAACGGGTAAGATTGGCGATGGTAAAATCTTCATGTTTGATATAGAGCGTGTGGTACGTATTCGTACCGGTGAAGAAGATGAAGATGCTATTTAA
- the purL gene encoding phosphoribosylformylglycinamidine synthase: protein MEILRGSPALSEFRVNKLLKRCHELDLPITHIYAEFAHFADVATTLTADEQAKLTSLLTYGPTIAEHEPNGLLLLVTPRPGTISPWSSKSTDIARNCGLTAIKRLERGTAYYIESSSTLTAVQLHELKTLLHDRMMEVVLDNVDAAAALFIQAQPAAVKSIDILTGGRQALEQANLSLGLALAEDEIDYLVENFTKLERNPNDIELMMFAQANSEHCRHKIFNADWTIDGVDQPKSLFKMIKNTYEHNHEHVLSAYKDNAAVMEGSHVGRFFPDPQSRQYTYHQEDNHILMKVETHNHPTAISPWPGAATGSGGEIRDEGATGIGGKPKAGLVGFTVSNLRVPGFEQPWETDFGKPDRIVTALDIMLDGPLGGAAFNNEFGRPNLLGYFRTYEEKVTSHAGEEIRGYHKPIMIAGGMGNIRADHVQKKEIPVGAKLIVLGGPAMNIGLGGGAASSMASGQSAEDLDFASVQRENPEMERRCQEVIDGCWQMGDDNPIAFIHDVGAGGISNALPELVNDGERGGKFQLRDVPNDEPGMSPLEIWCNESQERYVLAIAPENMATFDAICQRERAPYAVVGEATAERHLSLEDSHFDNTPIDMPMDILLGKAPKMHREAQTLTVVGQPLDRSEITIVEATERVLRLPAVAEKTFLITIGDRSVTGLVARDQMVGPWQVPVANCAVTAASYDSYHGEAMSMGERTPVALLNFGASARLAVGEAITNIAGTDIGDMKRINLSANWMSPAGHPGEDAGLYEAVKAIGEELCPALGLTIPVGKDSMSMKTKWQQNGEQKQVTSPLSLVITAFGRVEDVRKTVTPQLRTDKGASSLLLVDLGCGQNRLGATALAQVYKQLGDKAADVDSPELLKGFFSAMQTLVRDEKLLAYHDRGDGGLYVTLAEMAFAGHTGIEVDINTTATDACDDVLAALFTEELGAVIQVRTDDLDVVQSVLAANGLAACSHIIGTVIDEDTLRIWNGNDLVLQQNRTELRAIWAETTYQMQAMRDNPAGALQEFEAKKDTQDPGLHTKLTFDINDDVAAPFIAPAINFGAKPQMAILREQGVNSHVEMAAAFDRAGFEAKDVHMSDILSGKIQLDGFNGLVACGGFSYGDVLGAGEGWAKSVLFNNIARDQFAAFFTRPDTLALGVCNGCQMMSNLHELIPGADLWPRFVRNESERFEARFSLVEVQKSDSLFFNEMAGSRMPIAVSHGEGRVEVRNAEHLVAIEQSGTIALRYLDNYGNVTQNYPANPNGSPNGITGLTTQDGRVTIMMPHPERVFRTVANSWHPDDWSENSPWMRMFRNARVNLG, encoded by the coding sequence ATGGAAATTTTGCGTGGTTCACCCGCTTTGTCTGAGTTTCGCGTTAATAAGTTACTTAAGCGTTGTCATGAGTTAGATCTACCTATTACTCATATCTATGCTGAGTTTGCCCATTTTGCTGATGTGGCTACAACGTTAACTGCTGATGAACAAGCTAAACTTACCAGTCTACTCACATACGGCCCAACGATTGCAGAGCACGAGCCTAATGGTTTATTGCTACTTGTTACTCCTCGTCCGGGCACTATTTCGCCTTGGTCTTCAAAGTCGACCGACATTGCTCGTAATTGTGGTTTAACCGCGATCAAACGTCTTGAGCGTGGTACGGCATATTATATTGAATCCTCATCGACACTCACTGCAGTACAATTGCATGAGTTAAAAACCCTACTTCATGATCGGATGATGGAAGTGGTGTTGGATAATGTTGATGCTGCGGCAGCATTATTTATTCAAGCGCAACCTGCTGCGGTAAAAAGTATTGATATTTTAACGGGCGGACGCCAAGCATTAGAGCAAGCTAACCTCAGTTTAGGTCTTGCTTTAGCGGAAGATGAAATTGATTACTTGGTTGAAAACTTTACTAAGCTTGAGCGTAATCCTAATGACATTGAATTAATGATGTTTGCTCAAGCGAACTCAGAACATTGTCGCCATAAGATTTTTAATGCTGATTGGACTATCGATGGTGTCGATCAGCCAAAATCATTATTTAAAATGATTAAAAATACCTATGAGCATAACCATGAGCATGTTTTGTCGGCTTACAAAGACAATGCTGCTGTAATGGAAGGCTCTCATGTGGGTCGTTTCTTCCCAGATCCACAATCACGTCAATACACTTATCATCAAGAAGATAATCATATTTTGATGAAAGTGGAAACACATAACCACCCAACAGCTATTTCACCGTGGCCAGGCGCAGCAACAGGCTCTGGTGGCGAGATTCGTGATGAAGGCGCAACCGGTATTGGTGGTAAACCTAAAGCGGGTTTAGTGGGCTTTACGGTATCTAACTTACGTGTACCTGGTTTTGAACAACCGTGGGAAACCGATTTTGGTAAACCAGATCGTATCGTTACCGCGTTAGATATTATGCTTGATGGTCCATTAGGTGGCGCGGCATTTAATAATGAATTTGGTCGTCCAAATCTATTAGGTTATTTCCGTACTTACGAAGAAAAAGTCACTTCCCACGCTGGTGAAGAAATCCGTGGTTACCATAAGCCAATCATGATTGCAGGTGGTATGGGCAATATTCGTGCTGATCACGTGCAGAAAAAAGAAATTCCTGTTGGCGCTAAGTTAATAGTCCTTGGTGGTCCAGCAATGAATATCGGCCTTGGTGGCGGTGCAGCCTCATCAATGGCATCTGGTCAATCAGCGGAAGATCTCGACTTTGCATCTGTCCAGCGTGAAAATCCAGAAATGGAACGCCGTTGTCAGGAAGTGATTGATGGTTGCTGGCAGATGGGCGATGACAACCCGATTGCCTTTATTCATGATGTTGGCGCGGGCGGTATCTCCAACGCCTTACCTGAATTAGTTAATGATGGTGAGCGTGGCGGTAAATTCCAGCTACGTGATGTACCCAATGATGAGCCAGGTATGAGCCCGCTTGAGATTTGGTGTAATGAATCACAAGAGCGTTATGTTCTCGCCATTGCGCCTGAAAATATGGCAACATTTGATGCGATTTGTCAGCGTGAACGAGCACCGTATGCGGTGGTGGGTGAAGCAACCGCTGAACGTCATTTAAGCCTTGAAGATAGTCATTTTGATAACACCCCGATTGATATGCCAATGGATATTCTATTGGGTAAAGCGCCGAAAATGCACCGTGAGGCACAAACATTAACCGTGGTTGGACAACCGCTTGATCGCAGTGAAATCACTATTGTAGAAGCAACTGAGCGAGTATTACGTTTACCTGCGGTAGCTGAAAAGACTTTCCTAATCACTATCGGTGATCGTAGTGTGACCGGATTGGTTGCGCGTGATCAAATGGTCGGTCCTTGGCAGGTGCCAGTGGCTAACTGTGCGGTAACTGCTGCGAGTTATGATAGTTACCACGGCGAAGCAATGTCGATGGGTGAGCGTACGCCTGTTGCACTGCTTAACTTTGGTGCTTCTGCGCGTTTAGCGGTTGGTGAAGCGATCACCAATATTGCAGGTACTGATATTGGCGATATGAAGCGGATTAACTTATCGGCTAACTGGATGTCACCTGCAGGTCATCCGGGTGAAGATGCTGGTCTATATGAAGCAGTAAAAGCCATTGGTGAAGAGTTATGTCCTGCATTAGGGTTAACGATTCCTGTGGGTAAAGACTCAATGTCGATGAAGACTAAGTGGCAGCAGAATGGTGAACAGAAACAAGTGACATCTCCACTTTCTTTAGTCATTACCGCGTTTGGTCGTGTTGAAGATGTTCGAAAAACCGTGACACCACAATTGCGTACCGATAAAGGTGCATCGAGCTTATTGCTGGTGGATCTTGGTTGTGGTCAAAACCGTTTGGGTGCAACGGCACTGGCACAAGTTTATAAGCAGTTAGGTGATAAAGCCGCTGATGTTGATAGCCCTGAGTTATTAAAAGGCTTCTTCTCTGCAATGCAAACCTTAGTGCGTGATGAGAAGCTATTGGCTTACCATGATCGTGGTGATGGTGGCTTGTATGTCACTTTAGCTGAGATGGCATTTGCGGGTCACACTGGTATTGAAGTTGATATTAATACTACCGCAACAGATGCATGTGATGACGTGCTCGCAGCGTTATTTACCGAAGAACTGGGTGCTGTGATTCAGGTTCGCACAGATGATCTTGATGTTGTTCAATCGGTGCTCGCTGCAAATGGTTTAGCGGCATGCAGTCACATCATTGGTACAGTGATTGATGAAGATACGCTACGTATTTGGAATGGTAACGACTTAGTGCTTCAACAAAACCGCACTGAATTACGCGCAATTTGGGCTGAAACCACTTATCAAATGCAAGCTATGCGTGATAACCCCGCCGGAGCATTACAAGAATTTGAAGCGAAGAAAGATACGCAAGATCCAGGTCTACATACCAAGTTAACATTTGATATTAATGATGATGTTGCAGCACCATTTATTGCACCAGCGATTAATTTTGGTGCCAAACCGCAAATGGCAATTTTACGTGAGCAAGGGGTTAACTCTCACGTTGAAATGGCGGCTGCGTTTGACCGTGCTGGCTTTGAAGCTAAAGATGTTCATATGAGTGATATTCTTAGCGGTAAGATACAACTTGATGGCTTTAATGGTTTAGTGGCTTGTGGTGGCTTCTCTTACGGTGATGTATTAGGTGCGGGTGAAGGCTGGGCAAAATCAGTATTATTTAACAATATTGCTCGTGACCAATTTGCTGCATTCTTTACTCGCCCAGATACGTTGGCGTTAGGTGTATGTAATGGTTGTCAGATGATGTCTAACCTACATGAGCTGATTCCAGGTGCTGATTTATGGCCGCGTTTTGTGCGTAACGAATCAGAGCGTTTTGAAGCGCGCTTTAGTTTAGTTGAAGTACAAAAGAGTGATTCATTGTTCTTTAATGAAATGGCTGGCTCGCGAATGCCAATCGCGGTTTCACATGGCGAAGGTCGAGTTGAAGTACGCAATGCCGAGCATTTGGTAGCGATTGAGCAGTCAGGAACGATTGCGCTACGTTACCTTGATAACTATGGCAATGTCACTCAAAATTACCCCGCTAACCCTAATGGTTCGCCAAACGGTATTACAGGATTAACCACGCAAGATGGGCGGGTTACGATTATGATGCCGCACCCTGAGCGAGTGTTCCGTACTGTTGCCAACTCTTGGCATCCAGATGATTGGAGCGAAAATAGCCCTTGGATGCGTATGTTCCGTAACGCACGAGTTAATCTCGGTTAA
- the mltF gene encoding membrane-bound lytic murein transglycosylase MltF — protein MNIQLFTLLRRFICLLILAILTSGCQWQDSKPTSLEKIRDSGVLRVGTLNNQLSYYIGAEGPTGLDYELAQAFAKKLGVKLEITSMLTLSELFPALERGNIDIIAAGLAVTPDRLQDFYPAPAYYYASQVLVYKKGQRRPRNLTELAKLTQNNKHLAIVKGSNYEQKLKLISDTHPALQWQSIPELDVDDLLIKVATGELDYTIANSINVALLQRTHPDIAIAFELTQDEPISWFVKQSSNDSLYALLIEFFGAMKKNGTMTLLEEKYLGHIDQFDYVDTRAFLRAVSNTLPQWKTLFKQYANGFDWRLLAALSYQESHWDPQAISPTGVRGMMMLTLPTAESVGVTNRLDPEQSIRGGSEYLRKMIARVPDSIEEHEKVWFALASYNVGFGHLMDARRLTKAQGGNPDTWVDVKQRLPLLGQRKYYIQSRYGYARGNEALNYVEGIRRYYQSIIGYERAHNSQFENEHLKIIDGLQTITTPQVPPTTIVSP, from the coding sequence ATAAATATTCAGTTGTTCACTCTACTACGTCGTTTTATATGTTTGCTAATACTTGCTATATTGACCAGCGGCTGTCAATGGCAAGATAGCAAACCCACCAGCCTTGAGAAAATTCGAGATAGTGGTGTATTACGAGTAGGAACACTCAATAATCAACTGTCTTATTATATTGGTGCCGAAGGCCCTACTGGTTTGGATTATGAACTAGCTCAAGCCTTTGCAAAAAAGCTTGGGGTTAAGCTTGAAATAACCTCCATGCTAACTTTATCTGAATTATTTCCAGCATTAGAACGTGGTAATATTGATATTATTGCAGCAGGACTTGCCGTGACCCCTGATCGTCTGCAAGACTTCTATCCAGCCCCTGCCTATTACTACGCTAGCCAAGTGCTTGTCTATAAAAAAGGTCAACGACGACCAAGAAACCTAACAGAATTAGCTAAACTAACTCAAAATAACAAACATCTAGCCATTGTAAAAGGATCTAACTATGAGCAAAAATTAAAGCTTATTAGTGACACCCATCCCGCATTACAATGGCAATCAATTCCAGAATTAGACGTAGATGATCTGTTAATCAAAGTTGCGACTGGCGAACTTGATTATACTATTGCTAACTCCATCAATGTTGCGCTATTGCAGCGTACTCACCCCGACATTGCTATTGCATTTGAACTGACGCAAGATGAGCCTATCAGTTGGTTTGTAAAACAAAGTAGTAACGATAGCTTATATGCATTATTGATTGAATTTTTTGGGGCCATGAAAAAAAATGGCACCATGACGTTACTTGAAGAAAAATATTTAGGCCATATTGATCAATTTGACTATGTTGATACCCGCGCTTTCTTACGAGCAGTCTCTAATACCTTGCCACAATGGAAAACATTATTTAAACAATATGCCAATGGTTTTGACTGGCGTTTATTAGCTGCATTGTCTTATCAAGAATCACACTGGGATCCACAAGCAATATCACCAACAGGGGTCCGTGGAATGATGATGCTAACATTACCAACCGCAGAGTCGGTAGGAGTGACTAACCGTTTAGATCCCGAACAAAGTATTCGTGGTGGCAGTGAATATTTACGAAAAATGATTGCTCGCGTACCAGATAGCATCGAAGAACACGAGAAAGTATGGTTTGCTCTTGCCTCTTATAATGTTGGTTTTGGTCATTTAATGGATGCACGTCGACTGACAAAAGCACAAGGAGGAAACCCTGATACTTGGGTTGATGTAAAACAACGCTTACCCCTATTAGGACAGCGGAAATATTATATTCAATCGCGCTATGGGTATGCTCGTGGTAATGAAGCGCTGAATTATGTTGAAGGTATTCGTCGTTATTATCAAAGCATTATTGGTTATGAGCGAGCCCATAATAGTCAATTTGAAAATGAACATTTGAAAATTATTGATGGCTTACAAACAATAACAACGCCACAAGTGCCACCAACAACAATTGTCAGCCCTTAA
- the tadA gene encoding tRNA adenosine(34) deaminase TadA gives MSNKIQETQLSIPTDDVFMRRAMELAAQAEAEGEVPVGAVIVHNGVIIGEGWNRSIGHHDATAHAEMMALRQAGQALQNYRLIDTTLYVTLEPCPMCAGAIVHSRVGKVVFGAHDAKTGAAGSTMNLLSYEGVNHHVLFEGDVLATECRAQLQAFFKRRRAEKKAAKLLARQHPHDD, from the coding sequence ATGTCAAATAAAATACAAGAAACGCAGCTTTCAATACCTACTGATGATGTATTTATGCGTCGTGCAATGGAATTAGCCGCCCAAGCTGAGGCTGAGGGTGAAGTACCTGTTGGAGCCGTAATTGTTCATAATGGTGTGATCATTGGTGAGGGTTGGAACCGTTCTATTGGTCATCATGATGCGACAGCACATGCCGAAATGATGGCATTACGTCAAGCTGGGCAAGCGCTACAAAACTATCGCCTAATTGATACGACGTTATATGTCACGTTAGAACCTTGTCCTATGTGCGCCGGTGCAATAGTGCATAGCCGAGTCGGTAAAGTGGTATTTGGTGCTCATGATGCAAAAACAGGTGCTGCTGGCAGTACCATGAACTTGCTGAGTTATGAGGGCGTTAATCATCATGTTTTGTTTGAAGGTGATGTACTTGCGACAGAGTGTCGTGCTCAGCTTCAAGCTTTTTTTAAGCGTCGTCGAGCAGAGAAAAAAGCGGCTAAATTATTAGCAAGACAACATCCCCATGATGATTGA
- a CDS encoding LysR substrate-binding domain-containing protein: MFLWEGVTEFVAVAETESFTAASKRLGISTAQVSRQVSALENRLNTKLFYRTTRKVSLTEEGNVYYQHCRQVLDGLEDAERAISNLRGTPQGLIKLTAPVTYGEKYIMPLVNDFMLQYPEVEVTIDMTNRQVDLVEGSFDLAIRLGRLTSSSMMAKRLTSRTMYVCASPEYLHKFGIPHSLSELRQHNCLIGNYDHWRFQESGKEKSIRVNGTLNCNSGYGLRDAVIKGIGLAQLPDYYIDKDLESGAIVPVLTNYQEPDEGIWALYPHNRHLSPKVRMLVDYLAEQLPHVSHYEL; this comes from the coding sequence ATGTTTCTATGGGAAGGGGTAACAGAGTTTGTCGCTGTAGCTGAAACTGAAAGTTTTACAGCTGCATCTAAACGGCTCGGTATTTCGACAGCGCAAGTGAGTCGACAGGTAAGTGCGTTGGAGAATAGACTAAATACTAAATTATTCTACCGTACAACACGTAAGGTTTCATTAACGGAAGAGGGTAATGTTTATTATCAGCATTGTCGTCAGGTGCTAGATGGCCTTGAAGATGCTGAGCGGGCGATCAGTAATTTACGCGGTACACCACAAGGGCTAATTAAATTAACGGCACCTGTGACGTACGGTGAAAAATATATCATGCCGTTAGTTAATGACTTTATGTTGCAATATCCAGAAGTCGAAGTAACGATTGATATGACTAACCGTCAGGTTGATTTGGTGGAAGGTAGTTTTGATCTTGCTATTCGGTTAGGGCGCTTAACCAGTTCATCAATGATGGCGAAACGATTAACTAGCCGTACTATGTATGTCTGTGCTTCACCTGAATATTTACATAAATTTGGTATTCCACATTCGTTATCTGAATTACGTCAACATAATTGTTTGATTGGTAATTATGATCATTGGCGTTTTCAAGAATCTGGTAAAGAAAAAAGTATTCGTGTTAATGGTACCCTTAATTGTAATAGTGGTTATGGTTTACGTGATGCTGTTATTAAGGGGATCGGTTTGGCACAATTACCCGATTATTACATAGATAAAGATTTAGAATCTGGGGCGATAGTGCCAGTTTTGACTAATTATCAAGAGCCAGATGAAGGTATTTGGGCGCTTTATCCCCATAATCGACATTTATCACCAAAAGTAAGGATGTTGGTAGATTATCTTGCTGAGCAATTACCGCATGTTAGCCATTATGAATTGTAA
- a CDS encoding S-(hydroxymethyl)glutathione dehydrogenase/class III alcohol dehydrogenase → MTDKFIKSKAAIAWGPKQPLSVEEIDVMLPRAGEVLVRIVATGVCHTDAFTLSGDDPEGIFPAILGHEGGGIVEMIGEGVTSVEVGDHVIPLYTAECGKCKYCLSGKTNLCQAVRETQGKGLMPDGTTRFYKDGQPIFHYMGCSTFSEYTVLPEISLAKISKEAPLEEVCLLGCGVTTGMGAVLNTAKVEEGDTIAVFGLGGIGLAAIIGGTMAKASRIIAIDINESKFDLAMKLGATECINPMKFDKPIQEVIVEMTDGGVDYSFECIGNVNVMRSALECCHKGWGESVIIGVAGAGQEISTRPFQLVTGRVWRGSAFGGVKGRSELPGIVDRYMAGEFKLDDFISFNMGLEDINKSFDLLHEGKSIRTVIHFDK, encoded by the coding sequence ATGACTGACAAATTTATTAAATCAAAAGCAGCTATTGCATGGGGCCCAAAACAACCACTTTCTGTTGAAGAAATTGATGTGATGTTACCTCGTGCTGGCGAAGTATTAGTTCGCATCGTTGCAACTGGCGTATGTCACACAGATGCATTCACATTATCTGGCGACGATCCAGAAGGTATCTTCCCTGCAATCCTTGGTCACGAAGGTGGCGGTATTGTTGAAATGATTGGTGAAGGCGTAACAAGTGTTGAAGTAGGCGATCACGTTATTCCGCTTTACACCGCTGAGTGTGGCAAGTGTAAATACTGCCTATCTGGCAAAACTAACCTTTGTCAGGCTGTACGTGAAACACAAGGTAAAGGCCTAATGCCAGATGGCACTACTCGTTTCTACAAAGACGGTCAGCCAATCTTCCATTACATGGGTTGTTCTACTTTCTCTGAGTACACTGTACTTCCTGAAATTTCTTTAGCTAAAATCAGCAAAGAAGCGCCACTTGAAGAAGTTTGTCTTTTAGGTTGTGGTGTAACAACTGGTATGGGCGCAGTACTTAACACTGCAAAAGTTGAAGAAGGCGACACTATCGCTGTCTTTGGTCTAGGCGGTATCGGTCTTGCTGCTATCATCGGTGGTACTATGGCTAAAGCAAGCCGTATTATTGCGATTGATATCAACGAAAGTAAGTTTGACTTAGCAATGAAGCTAGGTGCAACTGAATGCATCAACCCAATGAAATTTGACAAGCCAATTCAAGAAGTGATTGTTGAAATGACTGACGGCGGCGTTGATTACTCATTTGAGTGTATCGGTAACGTTAATGTTATGCGTTCAGCTCTTGAGTGTTGTCACAAAGGTTGGGGCGAATCAGTGATCATCGGTGTTGCTGGCGCAGGTCAAGAGATCTCTACCCGTCCATTCCAACTAGTGACTGGTCGTGTATGGCGTGGTTCTGCATTCGGTGGTGTTAAAGGCCGTTCAGAGCTTCCAGGTATCGTTGACCGTTACATGGCTGGTGAGTTCAAGCTTGACGATTTCATCTCATTTAACATGGGTCTAGAAGACATCAACAAGTCTTTTGACCTATTACACGAAGGTAAGAGTATCCGTACGGTTATTCACTTCGATAAGTAA